One part of the Acidobacteriota bacterium genome encodes these proteins:
- the murJ gene encoding murein biosynthesis integral membrane protein MurJ, whose product MNEQLQPDSEKNAEPLTDENPPSAIRHPPSTAPQPKSIARSASIVSVATMGSRVLGLVREQVFAAFFGAGVANDAFNIAFRIPNMLRDLFAEGALSAAFVSTFSRTLNQKGEREAWRLANLVSNGLIVILSVIMVLGIIFAPQIVGWLVGSDLSGHANSAVMIPLAIKMTRILFPFLLMVSLAAVAMGVLNTKDRYGVPASASTMFNVGSIVGGLACAYAYAPEYVGRIAQGLWYRHPVERDEVGAIQAIIGMAIGTLIGGVMQWLIQVPSLRAVGYRWRWELSFSDPGVRQVMKLMAPAIIGAAALQVNLVVNTNFATSLGQGPVSWLQYAFRMIYLPIGIFGVAISTATLPITSKAAALDDLAGFRRMLASALRLTFLLTIPSAVGLIVLSRPIIALIYQRGSFTAYDTAQTAQALSYYAIGLVAYSAIRVLTPSFYALKETRIPMLASVVSIVTNYIVASLSVRQFGFGHRGLALSIAAVAIVNSLLLLFFMRRKLGEIEGRSLLSSFSKVTLAAAVMGAICWLVSQRVESLLGIKTLTARLLDVGGSVGLGILVFFITARLLRVGEITQLTSIVARRLGRKSRSSWPTT is encoded by the coding sequence ATGAATGAACAATTGCAGCCGGACAGCGAAAAGAATGCGGAACCGCTGACCGATGAGAATCCGCCATCCGCCATCCGCCATCCACCTTCAACTGCTCCGCAACCCAAAAGCATCGCCCGTTCCGCCAGCATCGTCAGCGTCGCCACGATGGGTAGTCGTGTGCTGGGCTTGGTGCGCGAACAGGTTTTCGCGGCCTTCTTCGGCGCGGGCGTGGCGAACGACGCCTTCAACATCGCGTTTCGCATTCCCAACATGCTGCGCGATCTATTTGCCGAGGGGGCACTTTCAGCCGCGTTTGTCTCCACCTTTTCCCGCACGCTCAATCAAAAAGGCGAACGCGAGGCCTGGCGGCTGGCGAATCTGGTCAGCAACGGCTTGATCGTGATTTTGTCCGTCATCATGGTCTTGGGCATCATCTTTGCGCCGCAGATCGTGGGCTGGCTGGTTGGCTCAGACCTGAGCGGCCACGCCAATTCTGCGGTCATGATTCCGCTGGCGATTAAGATGACGCGCATCCTGTTTCCGTTTTTGCTGATGGTTTCATTGGCGGCGGTGGCGATGGGCGTGCTCAATACCAAAGACCGTTACGGTGTGCCGGCGTCGGCTTCGACGATGTTCAACGTCGGTTCGATTGTGGGCGGTTTGGCTTGCGCTTATGCCTATGCGCCGGAATATGTCGGACGCATTGCCCAGGGTTTGTGGTATCGGCATCCTGTTGAGCGTGATGAAGTCGGTGCGATACAGGCGATCATCGGCATGGCGATTGGCACACTGATCGGCGGTGTCATGCAATGGCTGATTCAAGTGCCCAGTTTGCGTGCGGTCGGTTATCGCTGGCGTTGGGAACTGAGCTTCAGCGATCCCGGTGTGCGGCAGGTGATGAAGCTGATGGCTCCGGCGATCATTGGCGCGGCGGCGTTGCAGGTCAATTTGGTCGTCAACACCAACTTTGCCACCAGTCTGGGGCAGGGGCCTGTTTCGTGGTTGCAGTATGCTTTTCGGATGATCTACTTGCCGATTGGAATTTTCGGTGTGGCCATCTCGACGGCGACCTTGCCGATCACGTCAAAGGCAGCGGCGCTGGATGATTTGGCAGGCTTTCGGCGGATGCTGGCCTCGGCCTTGCGGCTGACGTTTTTGCTGACCATTCCTTCAGCAGTCGGCTTGATCGTGCTGAGTCGCCCGATTATCGCGCTGATCTATCAGCGCGGCAGTTTTACCGCTTACGACACCGCACAAACGGCGCAAGCCTTGAGTTATTACGCCATCGGGCTGGTCGCATATTCGGCGATCCGTGTCCTGACGCCTTCGTTTTATGCGCTGAAAGAAACGCGCATCCCGATGCTGGCGAGCGTTGTTTCGATTGTGACGAATTACATTGTCGCCTCGTTGTCGGTGCGGCAATTCGGCTTTGGCCATCGCGGGCTGGCGCTTTCGATTGCGGCGGTGGCCATTGTGAATTCGCTGCTGCTGTTGTTTTTCATGCGGCGCAAACTGGGCGAGATTGAAGGGCGCAGCCTGCTCAGTTCATTCAGCAAAGTGACGCTGGCGGCGGCGGTGATGGGGGCAATCTGTTGGTTGGTGAGCCAGCGAGTAGAAAGCCTGCTCGGCATCAAGACCCTGACCGCGCGGCTTTTAGATGTGGGCGGTTCGGTGGGACTGGGCATCCTGGTTTTTTTTATAACCGCCCGCTTGTTGCGCGTTGGTGAGATCACGCAATTGACTAGCATCGTGGCGCGTAGGCTGGGACGCAAGTCGCGTTCATCTTGGCCGACAACTTAG